The following are encoded together in the Chiloscyllium plagiosum isolate BGI_BamShark_2017 chromosome 1, ASM401019v2, whole genome shotgun sequence genome:
- the esm1 gene encoding endothelial cell-specific molecule 1, with the protein MARASVACLLLLFTGLTVQGFTLKYAVDCSYPCERTAACPGTAGCKRTVLDDCGCCKVCAAARGEVCYRTVAGMDGVKCGPGLRCHFNSEEDDFGDEYGICRDCPFGTYGLECRKQCQCPFGICNRETGQCMKFPFFQIPETKPGNRRESASLPEIEQGSGHSSEDLKQNLLQDETNSSIGEEGQTPR; encoded by the exons ATGGCTAGGGCTAGCGTTGCTTGCTTATTGCTCCTTTTCACTGGGCTCACGGTGCAAGGCTTCACTCTGAAGTATGCCGTTGACTGTTCGTACCCGTGTGAACGGACCGCCGCGTGTCCCGGGACGGCGGGCTGTAAAAGGACCGTACTGGATGACTGCGGCTGCTGCAAGGTGTGTGCAGCCGCCAGGGGAGAGGTGTGTTACCGCACTGTGGCCGGAATGGATGGGGTTAAATGCGGACCGGGCTTACGGTGCCATTTTAACAGCGAAGAAGACGACTTCGGAGATGAATATGGTATTTGCAGAG ACTGCCCCTTTGGAACCTATGGCCTGGAGTGCAGGAAGCAGTGTCAGTGTCCGTTTGGGATCTGTAACAGGGAGACTGGCCAGTGCATGAAGTTCCCGTTCTTTCAAATCCCTGAAACAAAACCTGGAAACCGGAGGGAATCTGCGTCTCTACCAG aaatcgaGCAAGGATCGGGACACAGCAGTGAGGACCTGAAGCAGAATCTTCTTCAGGATGAAACAAATAGCTCTATCGGAGAGGAAGGACAAACCCCCCGCTAA